acatttaaattcaactccatacccaacaaacattacattgagactagtcatatatatatacatgtcatgatacatatcattctctttctgttttcttataaacacatatcatttatttcattatatcaatatttcatataccatagtttctatgtattccacatatatttctttttctcctcctcctctccattccacatccttaatgtatatagaattcttgtaagtacgatttcacaatttactaataaatgctcatatcaaactatccacacaagtcatagtcacttacttatttataattcgagctatagagctccaaattaagatccgtaaatttctcctaaaactagactcacatatctttctaccataaaattttcataatttttggtttagccaattagtacagtttattcattaaaatttcccctgtttcactttctaacagttctaacctctcttcactaaaaattaattatctcacagtacagaactcagataatgttcttgttaatttatcttgaaaatagactcattaggtattttaaaaatataagtttaatcctctaattatttttatccaaattgttttgattttccaaattcagaataggggatcacgtaatcattttgaaccagtctcacaaaaacataaatatctcaaaatatagaactcattttctttctctgtttcttttatatgaaaatagatgcattaagctttaatttgatatctcattcagtctctgataaaatttctaatatttttggtgatttttcaaaatcacgtcactgctactgtccaaaacagttttattgctaattcactctttcacactttctttgtattaacctcattttaacatacatatcacaaatcattttcaccacatttcatacatcacaagtataggcccatgatcacaaggtcaccatgaaatcatcctcatgtataacttacttgtttataaccttaccacatcctggtcacttaatgaacacatcattcacataaccaagttcctgcacttattcatcacaaaactcacaaagcaatacatagagagtctcccgttgaacacttcggatcaatcctcgatacttggtggtttcagcacatagctccacccatcatatagtttggctctcttgtacacatggtgaacactcagtaccacccatgtgaccttgccaatttatctcgtagctcccttgtctacatggtgtccttcacctagaaccacgcatgcgacctagctacatatatcccgtagctctcttgtctacatggtgtacacatagtatcacctatgcaacctagctacatcataatgtcttgtagctctcttgtacacatgatgtgcactccgcaccatacatgtgacctagctacataccatctgtatcatccaatctttccgaaggttcaaccgagatttctctctcttttccaacaatttcaccaatcaagtaattatccacaaacatatttccaatattattataaaatatcataatacaagtaatattgatgtattacttacatataaacttacatctcatttaaaaTCAAGGCAATAATATTAAAtcacacattgccttattaaaatcatatgaacttacaatttcccataatatccataatcatagaaatcacatttgtgtatgataattcaatgcacttcatgtaccatagacatatttttaaatcaattcatcaacttgacaccataatcatttaatttaacataattcaattaattcactaaatttaactttcaaatataaattacaaagattattgtcagattattatcataccaacttacatactttcaacacctcgaaatcataataaatatatcaattttacattgaaacatgcataaattaatgcttattatacatatgaacttacctcgatactaaaacgaccattttaccaactttcccaattttcgatttttctctcattctaggttcaaatctcatttttcaggatctaaaatatcatattttacttatttaattaatttactattcaaaacagtccttaactcaaactttggaaaaattacaattttgcccctaaacttttgcatatttacactttttctcctaggctcgggaattaaactccatcccttattcttatgttttatgacatgctgatcacttttcccttctatggaaacatcaaattctcactctaacatatacttatgactattagttatttttaccgattaagcccttttactcgttttcactcaaaaccgagtaacacaagttgtctaacataatttaaaacctcatattctatcataaaacagcaaaataaacatatttcacctatgggtatttttccaaatatgaaccctagcttaaattattgctagaataagcttaatcaaattaccgggattccaaaaacgtaaagaacttgaaaaacggggttagaacggacttactattgagcttggaaagatttaaaaccctagccatgacttcccccatgctaatttcagcctccatgaaaaagatgagtcaattttggctttattttccctttttatttcttttaattaccaaatgaccaaaatgcccttccttactaaactttcaaaaattccatccatgtccaatttttgtccatcacttagaaattggtcaaatttctatttaagacctcctaattaatatttcaaagcaatttcatactagaaacttctagaatgcaatcgagcactttatgcatagaatttcttcacgaaattttcacacaatcatgtaatcatatcatagacctaaaaataatcataaaataattatttctatctcggattttgtggtcccgaaacctctgttccaactagacccaattttgggctattacagattaagttgaataaatagaagaattaagtgttaatttgatggaaattcaagttagaagtgggagaaggattaaattgtgaaagaaaATATAGATCTTGCAATAATAGGGATTGAATTGAGAAGATGTTGTAATTAGTGTTTTATGCTGAAAATTTAAGAGTTGGAAtagtttaaaataataattgaatgaaaatatatgattattttgaagaaaagaatgattatggtggaaggactaaattagaatttaagtaaaagatacaTGGAAATACAATagtgtgttattaaataatatatattgataattttaaatgttaaattttatgtagccaacgtagcaccggaaacatcattgaaaaagggaaaggagaaagtaaatgaggatatcgagtaaactcgagaaattcggtttgtgtttctataaactatgcttaatgatttaatacaatgtaattgCTATTCTTAGTAgttagaatgtataatgaatgatatgatagaAATTATTACTGCTTTTGTATTGAAATGTAACGATTTCTACACCCTATTAAcaagtgtcgggctagtcggatataattggcatgccataggattggaagtgttcagggatattccgactgcgtgtcgatgagacactatacgTGTCGACTACTGTGACTGCTCCGGATTCATTCCGAAGAGGTACTCTGTACCTGACTATGACTGTTAATGCTACTGTTACTATTACCCTACGGTGTATTCCGGtttcggccgatgaaacactgtacgTTATCCCGGGTGTGTaggttggattcgtgtatccgtccaggtccgagttatgttaataggggtaaatgaaagaACTAAAGACAAAGACTGACTGTTATTGATTATGTGACTGTGACTGTTATACAAGTATTGAAAgatattgaatgatatgaaaagtataaaaagaattgtttaaatacatttaatagctataagttaaaggtaagtgatgaagctaataagattatgaaataaaaagttatgttacaatgtatatacatagcttattattgttttaagtattagtttatagaaataccactgagtgtatactcagcgtacggtatgTTTCCATGCACAGGTCTAGGTACGAAAGAAAGTtaaggactcagcatccaagccaatcctagactcaaagtggtgaatacttttcttttggttaaatggcatgtacctaggttgttaaggtgttattttgtatatgatagtgtataaacatgaaagtttttgaagcatggtatgaaatatgcatattttgaaagttaaacttacatgagtttgactagtatgataatgttgtataattttgatatgaattgtggtacataattcttaagaggtattgaagtgaatgaatgaatatttgctaagtttgaatggcataatgaatgatatatgatttaagaactattagtaaatgtttgggcatgaaataaatgtgtttagcatgtgaaaataccttaaaaatggtcaaaaatcatgttttcacacagccaagtcacatgggcgtgtgcccaggccgtgtgaataagTCAGAATCTGCCCATGGCCTGGCCCCATGGCCATgttccaggccacacgggcatgtcccaagccacacgggcgtgtgcccttatctccaaggaaaaatttctaaagttgccagtttagtcccgaatcacttttaaaacatatattgggccttgtaggcccatattagggactttatgatgaaatttgatGAATATTGATCTGGAATGTAAAGTGTAAGACtgggttttgtataaatgttagtgtataagtccAATAATATctcgtagccctattccggtAACGGCGTGGAGTTAAGGGTTGTTACACATAAAAGCCTAAAGTTTCCTTCATTTGGTTTTAATCCTCTTAATAAACCCGAGAAACACATTATTtatgagtttgaaaaactttgtAGAGAACCAAATTTTGGGGAGAATACAATAATAGAAGAAATATGTCATCGAAAAAAGATTTTAGCGCTCAAGAAATAGCATCTTTTAAGTTTTAGACTCCTTGAGAAAATCTAGAGTTGTTAATGCTCAAACAATTGCTATAATGCTCAAACAATTGCTATAAAGGAAAAGATCAACAGGCTAGCTGAAACAATTTGAACAATATTATGAGTAACATTATAGATGTTGTATCTATGTTGACAATTTTAACTTGGTACTTAtcttgatttatttatgttttttagtAACAATAAAGATAGGCTTTTATGTTATAGGAAACTAGATATTATAAAGTCCAAATTTTGTGGGGCTTATACTTTTTTAGGGGATTGAGGCCATAATGCAATGGACAATTTAAGTCAACCAATCTCTATTTTCAGAAAAATGATTTATCGTCATTTGAAGCTGCattgaataatttatttaaagagCTTTTTATCCTCATCTTTAGCGCACATTGAAAGAAAGTTATGATTTGCGCATTAAAGATTTAATCCTCTCCCATGAAAGTTTAGGAAAAGGAAAAGGTTGAGTGAGTAAGAAATAATCCTCGAATTTATTGAGTTGTAATTAGAGGTTGTATTATGAGTTGATAGTTACTTCTTTGGACAAGATTCTATAATTGGTAACCATTATTAGTGTTCATGTTCTTACATTCTTCACTTGGCGATTGCTCTTGTTGAACATATTATTTTAACAGTCCAAATAATATCTTCTTTTGACACTTAACTAGACAGTGGGTTCATATATGCTATAGAGAAATCCTTTTAAGAGGTGAtgtttcaaaaaataaataaataacttggTTTCTAAAAATGGTAAAACATGTTTTAGATCCATCTACTTTTCATACATTTGAAATTTTGTTCCTTTACTTTTTATTTCAAGGAAGTTgaactagaggtgtgcatgggcctgGCCGGGCCAGGTTCGTGCCGGGTCCAGACAATATTTTAAGCCCGTTTTCTAGGCCCGGAATATGAgcctaaaaatttgtccaagcccggctcgaaataaaattgttaagccgAACCCGTcccgacccatattaatttttttaacttattttattaaataaaattttttaaaatataataaatcaaatatatttaaaaacataaaaacaaatattaaaacaataaataaataaaaaatgagactaaaacaattcttaaaacaatacacaaattgaaaatataataaaaagttgttatattaaaattaaaaataaaatgtaaatatgattaagaataaaaaatatatatttttagtatataATTCTGGTCAGGCCAGGCCCGGGCCAAAAAATTTTACCCGAGGCCcgacccattttttaaacgggcctcatTTTTTTCCCAAACCTatatttcgggcctatatttttacccgaacCCTCCCATTTTTAGGGGACCTTGGTGGGCAGGGTAGcctgcccatgcacacctctaggaAGTTGGTCTTCCTATTTTTTGGAATTAAAAATGTAAGATTAATTGTTAACAATattaaaattcttctattaaattcTTGTTCATTACAATGTTATTTTTTGTTACATGATTACCgagtaaatttttttaatttccagATGTCATACCGGTGATTTAACAATGTTACAAATTGTACttcaattttaaaattcgaaaaaatgagctaaattatttaaaataaaaataaatggattaaattttaaatctagAGAGAGTAgtgaaacttttttttttatttgggtgAAAAATAGAACAAAGATACATCAAATCAAATGCTAATAAGCACTAAAGGCTTTATCTTATTGAAGAATCATAGGCACAACATCAGGAGGCATTTTAAAAATCTGTAAGCTTGACTATCACGTTAAGCTGAACTTCGCCTGTTGATCCGCATAACTGTTCTTCAAAATTCATAAATGGAAAATAAAGTAGAAAATTAATTAGTTTTTGTGTGGTATGCTAGGTTTATGTTTAGATTAGAATGAATTAAGAAGCAATAAGTTGAAAGTTCCTTCTCATATTTAATGCATTAATTAAATGAGGCAGTAAGAGAAAGAGAAATTAAGGACAATTAGGcttcattaaaaaataaaataatttgattAGTCATAAATTTTGACAAAGAGGCATcaatgattttattattaactcaattaaaaacgtttttataatattatttccaCCAAATAAAATGGACATCTTTTTTCTTTTGGAGTAACATgatattaaattgaaagaaagaagatgatatttttcgatttttaattttatatataaattattatgtattttaGATTTTGTATCTACTTAGCATAACATTCGTTCCTTtagttaaattgtattttatataATTCGCCTCTTAAGCCATAaggttatattttatattaataaaatattgttcaattttaattatataacttTAATGTATGATGGGTTTTAAAAAACTAAATTTAAAGGTCTAATATGGACTTTAAAGCCGAATTCCTAAACTAATTTACTTGGCTTATACTCATACATATTAGGTTAGTAACTTTCttgtattttgatttatatgtctTGCTTAAAAATTATCTTTTTTCTGGTAAAGTGCTGACACTGCCAAGAGAAAATGGAAAGAGTTTGATGTCGAGACTAAGAGTAAGAGgaaaaaaatacaaattatcTTCCTCTCGGCTCATTACGCAAAAGACCTCTCGGTAAATATTTTTGCATAAATTATattctttatttatttgacttgttcttagttCTGTTTTGAGTCCACGCGATAATTTCAAAGCTTCTCGGGTGGAAGATATCTGCAAGCTTATGAATTATTTTTATCTGGACAATTCTATGAAGTAAGAAAAGCTACGCATGAAGATCCAATTTGAGCATTTTCAACTTGATGCTCATCAAAAAACGGAGTTACAGAAAGTTTCTACAGTTGCCGAGTTGTGTCAAGTGCTAGTTAAGACAAATAAGTCAAGTATTTATCCTCTTCATGATAGAATTATTCATTTTGTACTAACTCTTCTCGTGTCTACTACAACAATCGAACGAGCATCTTAggaaataaaaattgtaaagacAAGGCTTCGCAACAGAATAGAAGATAATTTTCTTTCAACTTACTCGGTGGCATACACCAAAAAAGAGATAGCTCGAGAATTTTCAACATATTCCATCATTGATGAGTTTGATCTTATGAAAGAGCGATGGGTGCAATTTAAGACGCCTAGTATTGAGAAATAAGACTAAGgcgaaatttttttaatataattttttataattataatgatatttataaaatttttactataatattaattattcttttttacatattgaaaaaaatattaaattttctttAGAAGCTTCGTCTCTTAAAATAAAATCTTGAATCTTTCCTCGTGAAAAATTAGGCTTGAAATGAAAGTCGAAACCAAGAAAAGAAGAGATAATATAGCTTGAATTTTCATTCTTTCactcaaataatttatttcacgTAAACTACAAACTATTCAACTATTTGAaagttcaaacttttatgattcaatttaaaaattattaaattatttattaaaggaTAAAAAAAAGCACTTAAAACGCTTTTTAagattaaattttgttattagtcttgtactttataaatttcaatttagtctctattctttaatttgatcaattttggtcctaatattttttgaattgataattttagtctttgtactttttaaaagttgaaattttAATCCCGATCCATACGGTGGGAGTTAAATACGTTcagttaaattcaattactagtcatATACTATGCATACAATTGTAGATTTAGTTTATGATCTCTAATTGAATCATtctaagtccctatactttttaattttgaaatttcagtccCGATGAACAAGAACTATCGTTAAGCCATTAATATGTGGAAATAAAAAGTTGACATGTCATTACACATATGTTAATATGTTTGTCACgtcaaattttagaaataaaagaacctaattaaatgaatttaacaattatcgTTTAGTGGGAACTAAAATTCTGAAATTTGAAAAATACAAAGACtataaatgactaaattaaaatatacttGCACAAAGTACAATGATTGATAGcagaatttaattttttaaaagtcaAGTGAAAATACATAGCTAATATATATGACGATAAAAATTATTTACTACTACATCAATATTTAaaattgagtgactaaaataCAATCTTTCAAATAATTCGTTgatcattttgtaaaattttaatattaatcaaAGTATAATAGTTGAATGAGGTTTAATTTATGGTATGGGAAGCTCCGTCGAAGAAGTACTAATTTCGAAGGCTTTAGGACGGTTTCGTATAGTAATTTGTTTGTTTCATAGGGAAAAAAGATGGAGAGATGGTCTAAGATTGAAGGGGCATGCCTACCAAgatgatttttatgttatatAATAACAGGATTTCATATTCAAAGTAGAGAAtattaaaagtaaataaataggGAAATGAAGGCTGCCGCAGCCAGCAATATTTGGCCGCTGCTGTAATTAAATTAAGCCTAATTCATGATGCACAAACAAACAAATATCTACCATCCAAGATGAGTAAGTGAAGGAAATCTCAATTCAGATCATCAAGATGTTCATTAACATGTACACTCCTTTTctataagaagaaaagaaaacaactCAGAATaagctattatatatatatatatctatatatatatatatatcttggcTAATCATCAAGCCAACTCTAAGATCAAAACTGTGACATATCTAAATGTTATATATTCTGAAACATATAATCTTAAatcattgcattattattgtACCTATACATGACTGGAATATGTTGCTCAGAACCCGTTGAACTTCGCCCGAGCTATGCTCACTCCGGACAAGATCTACCAACAGAAGAAAGACATTCGATATGTATTTTCTGAAGGAATCCCTTTCTAACCCACTCAATGCCCTCAATGCTGACACAAGTAATGGAGTTCTAGCTGCCAATTCTTCCTTCTTGGCTGAACTTAATGGAAGAGTCCAATGAGTCACCACTACCACCTTGTCCCCCGATTTCTGTTGCACATTATGGTTCACAGTAGTACAGTTGAggtatattttcattattttttcacACACTGCTACAAGCAGTAATTCTAGGTTCATCTCCTTGGAAATGGACAGATTCTTTTTGACTAAATATTGGAGGAAGTCGAGGTAATTTTGATAAGCCTCCTTCTCAAAGTGAAGCATGGGAGGTTCTGAGAGCTCCAAGATTGAGCATGCTACCTGTATTTTCTTTTGCATTGTTGTCTCAGAGTTCAGTTGCAGAGCATGTGATGAAATGGAAGAAAATATCTCAACAATGATATTTATGTTGGCAGCTGACAAGAATTGTAGGTGTGTTCTGTACATATCAGTCACGACCTGAAATGATTAAGCCAAAACACATACGATTATGTCATGACTATAGCATTGTAATGAATTATTATTTGCATGCAAAAATATAGTGTGTAACAGAACCTCTAAAATGAGTAGCTGGACGGAAATATGACTCTTCATCCTCGAAACCACATAAGCCACATTTTGTAGATTATCATCCTCAAGATCATCATTGGTCAATCCATGATCAGAACTAGTTTCAGTATTAGAATAGGATTGAGAATTGTGTGGCACCTTGATGTCATCCATGGATGTCAAAAGCTTCTTAAACCCTGGCAAAGTAGACATGGCTGCTTCTTTTAATGCTAGTAATATTTCTTGCCATTCATCTTCTGAAAGTCTGTTTCCTAACTCTCCTGTCAAATGAGACAATGCTGCAACCCCAGTGCTTGCAGGACCCTGTATTGAACTTCTTAAGTATCTTGTCAGTATGCATACCACATCTGATAGCCGGGGCCTCAATACATCATAGAAACTAATAAATAAATCTACTAAACACTGTAATGCCACAGCAGAAGTTTCAGTGTCCCATGTAATTGCATCGCAATGAGGAGATTCTGTAGTTGGTGAATCCTGCTCAGTTTGTAGAGCCTTGTCTCTCTTTTCACAAACACCATCAAATATAGGGAGAACAACAGAACTAAAAACACCAAGCCAGAATGTCTGTGAGAAAAGATGACCATGATCATTCAGGATGTTGAAAAGCACTTCCAACGAACTCTTCCGAATAGCTAATCTTGAGTCAGATGTTAGTTTTGATAAACCTGAAACAACATAACAAATTCTATAACTTCAAAACCAACCGCAGTTTTCTGCAATGTCAAAAACTAACAGTGATAGCATTCATGTTGCCTTTCAAAGAGACAAGATTGGACAAAGCAGGCTACAAATTGCTTTTGGCATTTAACTTGGTCAATAAGAGCCTAACCTAAAAGGGAGTGGTTTAATGGACTAATAATGAAAATTAGATATTGTCCAATGATTTGAACACCAAAAATGCATCTTTGACATGGGAATTAAAAAGAGAGACTGACAGCATGCTAGTAATAAGAGAACAGTATCCATCCATCAAACATGTCATGTGAACCATATAATCAGCTTAGTTTTGATTCCTAAGAATTCGATCATACAAATAGCCTATTATGCCATCCATACTGCATAACGTAGTAACAATGTTTGAGGATTTGCAAGGAACTAAACTAGCCAATTACCTGTTAGCAGAGGGCCCCAATAAGAACCAGGATCATCAATATCCGTGAAACTTTGTACACCTGAATTATCCTTAATTACAGTTGAAACAGATGAACCATCAACAGAGCTCTTATCAGTGCAAACAAGTCCTCCCTCGGAAAGTTTAAAGGCACAGAACCGCAGAAATGCAATAGCATTAAGGCTAACATCACTGTTAAACCTGCTATTTGTGAACTTGATGAGGCATCTAACACAATCAGTAAATGTAGCAGCCTCTGTCTCAGTTATATAAGGAAAGTATTCTCGCACTATTTTTTCCATTGTCTCAAAAGCCAGCAAGACAACATTCTTATGCTCATCAGCAGCAGCAGCTGTGAACACCTGAGAGAACAGAATTGTGTGAAAAGAATATTGGAGCTGCATGACAATAGAAATGTTAGATGAGCCACTAGCATACCGAAAAAACACTTTTCCATCCTGATTTCACGTTTCTGACGCGGCTGAGGACCATCTGAGAAATACACCGAACTATTAATTCCCTTATTTCTGTAGAGTTGCTTTTCCACATAATAATCACAAATGGTCTCAAAAATTCATTCTGGAAATTGTAATTTGCGAGCTCCTCACGTTCTAAGAATTTCATAGCAAGTTGCCGCAATGAATCCATTACAAAAATTGCTACAGATAAATTCTCAGACAATCCAACCGAAACAAAGAAATCAGAGAGAACATTCCACATGCGACTCCAAACTAATCTGATGCGGTTCATATTGTAATGCCTGCAATAGCACATTGTAGAATAAGGGAGATATATGTGCAGGAGAAATCTAGAGCAACCTTATCTGTAAGGGTAAACACATGGTCTTAATGGAGCTAATATTATAGGAAATTTTCTAAAAGAAAAAGGTAAGAAGCTTACGCAATTTCAACTAGTTTTGTCAGGCTAAAAACACGGGGATCTGTTGGAGACTGCAACTCCGATATAGACACCTTGCAAAGGGCTTTCACAAATGCCACTATTGCTTCACTGTTTAACCTTTGACTATGTGCGAACACATGATTCAACTCAAAACTTCCAATCTGCTCCAATAAATTCAAGTTTGCAATGAAGTGATTAATCTGCTCAGGAGATACCAACCCAGAATTATTGACTCCAACAGAGGCGCTATCATAAGAACCTCCTCGGACAACTGCCATTACAGCTAGATTCTGGAGGGTTCCTTTGTTCTTCAGAGATTGAAGACCAGCAGATTTTGCCATCTTTTCATCTGTTTCAGTGTTTGACACAGATAAAAAAGATGCATCAGTTGGGGCACCTTCTCCCAACAGTTGCAAATGCTCAATTCTGGACAGGCATGTCAATATATGCTCCCAGGCCTCCTGAAGATGGTTACCATCTTCAATGGCAATAGATATTATTGCCTGTATCAAGTAAAATGTTTCAACAAGTGAGATATAAAAAGAACATTTCACAGAAAGAAAATTATATTATACGCAGGCAACAGGCTACAAAAATTTAATGCATTAATTCTTTTTCACCTATTTTGccgaacaaaaagaaaaaaaggaactaTCATCCATCCATCACAGTTTAGGCTAAATggttattttgcatgcatagtctCATAAGCGTGTATAACACAGCCCTCAAAAGGTTGCCTTTTTCAATCAATACCATGACTAACCCCATGGCCACAACAGTTGCCTGCTTCAACTTATTGTTTAtcaatgataaaactaatatcAGGCATATGACCGATAAATTTACTCATGGTTAATATTAAGTGTACAAAAAAGTAATGCTTATGATTTCAAATAGCTAAAAATTATAACACATAAAGTCAAACAAAAACCACAAGAGCAATAAAAAACCGAACATCATTAGGCATCCTTGAACTTGATTTCAAAACTACTAGATTATCAATGCTCCATAAACAAGTTAATACCCAGAAAAAGGAACTAAAATGCATAAAAGACTAGTCCACACAAATGAACTTTATCACATCTGTGGAGAGAGTCCATAAGGGCAAACATTCAGATTGGCTGATACAGCA
This window of the Gossypium arboreum isolate Shixiya-1 chromosome 12, ASM2569848v2, whole genome shotgun sequence genome carries:
- the LOC108479436 gene encoding brefeldin A-inhibited guanine nucleotide-exchange protein 1 isoform X2 produces the protein MTAMSIHQTYLKDICRIVNGLLKTALGPPSGSTTTLSAVQDVTFRHESVKCLVGIIKSMGAWMDGQLEIGHSDSPKSFENDTSAESHSTSTAEDGTLADCELHPEMNSELSDAATVEQRRAYKIELLKGVSLFNRKPSKGIEFLINTRKVGNTPEEVASFLKKNTTGLNETMIGDYLGEREEFALKVMHAYVDSFNFKSMDFGEAIRFFLRGFRLPGEAQKIDRIMEKFAERYCKCNPNSFTSADTAYVLAYSVIMLNTDAHNNMVKDKMTKSDFIRNNRGINDGKDLPEEYLGALYDQIVKNEIKMNADSSVPQSKQENSINKLLGLDGILNLVSWKQTEDKPLGANGLLIRHIQEQFKAKSGKSESVYHVVSDVSILRFMVEVCWGPMLAAFSVTLDQSDDRLATTHCLLGFRHAVHVTAVLGMQTQRDAFVTSVAKFTFLHCAADMKQKNVDAVKAIISIAIEDGNHLQEAWEHILTCLSRIEHLQLLGEGAPTDASFLSVSNTETDEKMAKSAGLQSLKNKGTLQNLAVMAVVRGGSYDSASVGVNNSGLVSPEQINHFIANLNLLEQIGSFELNHVFAHSQRLNSEAIVAFVKALCKVSISELQSPTDPRVFSLTKLVEIAHYNMNRIRLVWSRMWNVLSDFFVSVGLSENLSVAIFVMDSLRQLAMKFLEREELANYNFQNEFLRPFVIIMWKSNSTEIRELIVRCISQMVLSRVRNVKSGWKSVFSVFTAAAADEHKNVVLLAFETMEKIVREYFPYITETEAATFTDCVRCLIKFTNSRFNSDVSLNAIAFLRFCAFKLSEGGLVCTDKSSVDGSSVSTVIKDNSGVQSFTDIDDPGSYWGPLLTGLSKLTSDSRLAIRKSSLEVLFNILNDHGHLFSQTFWLGVFSSVVLPIFDGVCEKRDKALQTEQDSPTTESPHCDAITWDTETSAVALQCLVDLFISFYDVLRPRLSDVVCILTRYLRSSIQGPASTGVAALSHLTGELGNRLSEDEWQEILLALKEAAMSTLPGFKKLLTSMDDIKVPHNSQSYSNTETSSDHGLTNDDLEDDNLQNVAYVVSRMKSHISVQLLILEVVTDMYRTHLQFLSAANINIIVEIFSSISSHALQLNSETTMQKKIQVACSILELSEPPMLHFEKEAYQNYLDFLQYLVKKNLSISKEMNLELLLVAVCEKIMKIYLNCTTVNHNVQQKSGDKVVVVTHWTLPLSSAKKEELAARTPLLVSALRALSGLERDSFRKYISNVFLLLVDLVRSEHSSGEVQRVLSNIFQSCIGTIIMQ